From the genome of Papaver somniferum cultivar HN1 chromosome 2, ASM357369v1, whole genome shotgun sequence, one region includes:
- the LOC113352563 gene encoding protein FANTASTIC FOUR 1-like: MLSFCKNLTLLHYFLGFPISSSDQDQNSDSGLSLISSNCQRPDNVLESAFLRSAAKGNMEANDDDKKMCEIFSNGGFVGNTCTESLGFESSDQMELEGDEEDEKKIMVEDLLSTSILNERHIRSLDRYRRKPSSDKLGEDDLLKSKKKKLVFPPPLSTMNQENGKPNSFLKPVRKDGKLELIQVHIIHPKPIFQASRQDGRLRLYFIDKKVDEENEEIKEEEQVIETKEIKDEGSHSSSIRIKELKFPLMGTNEGFMRSCHELIANHHHHHMNRSTVHVL, from the coding sequence ATGCTTAGTTTCTGTAAAAATTTAACTCTGCTTCACTATTTCCTAGGGTTTCCGATTTCCTCTTCAGATCAAGATCAAAATTCAGATTCTGGATTGAGTTTGATTTCATCTAATTGTCAAAGACCAGATAACGTTTTAGAATCAGCGTTTCTCAGATCAGCGGCAAAAGGAAACATGGAAGCTAACGATGATGATAAGAAGATGTGTGAGATTTTTAGTAATGGAGGATTTGTGGGTAATACATGTACCGAGAGTTTAGGTTTTGAAAGTTCAGATCAAATGGAATTagaaggagatgaagaagatgagaaaAAGATCATGGTGGAGGATTTATTATCAACATCAATTCTTAACGAAAGACATATAAGATCATTAGACAGATATAGAAGAAAACCATCATCGGATAAGCTCGGCGAAGATGATCTTCtgaaatcaaagaagaagaaactagTATTTCCACCACCCTTATCAACAATgaatcaagaaaatggaaaaccTAATTCTTTTCTAAAACCAGTTAGAAAAGATGGTAAATTAGAATTAATTCAAGTTCATATTATTCATCCAAAACCGATATTTCAGGCTTCTAGACAAGATGGCCGTCTCAGGTTATATTTCATTGATAAAAAAGTCGACGAAGAAAAcgaagaaatcaaagaagaagaacaagttaTCGAAACAAAAGAAATTAAGGATGAGGGGAGTCATAGTAGTAGTATAAGGATAAAAGAATTGAAGTTTCCATTGATGGGGACTAATGAAGGTTTCATGAGGTCATGTCATGAACTGATtgctaatcatcatcatcatcacatgaATAGGTCAACTGTACATGTACTTTAA